One Hyphomicrobium album genomic window carries:
- a CDS encoding FAD-binding oxidoreductase, whose protein sequence is MSNTRTDDRQTTTAASIRERALARMVEIVGSAHAIADPDAQSPYLHELRGLYVGKTPLVLRPASTREVAEILAIANEARIGVVPQGGNTGLVGGQTPSPDGSEIVLSLSRLDRVRAVDAQGGTMIVEAGVTLAAAQEAAARVDRLFPLSLASEASCQIGGALATNAGGTGVLAYGNARALTLGVEVVTADGQVWDGLRTLKKDNTGYDLRDLFVGSEGTLGVITAAALKLYPRPAETAVALAALPDIDAVARLFRLAEARGHAGLTAFEFMSRVTLELVTRHIPNSKLPLRTPAAWYVLLEISSPETGGLADATLQRLLTEASEQGLVTDAVVAASLAQAQALWRLRETASEAQRHEGGSIKHDVSVPVARIPEFIAAASATVERVCPGARPVAFGHFGDGNVHFNVTQPAGMDKAAFLALWSEMAGAVHDVVGALSGSISAEHGIGQLKRRELLRFKSPLEIALMRKIKAALDPHGILNPGKLL, encoded by the coding sequence TTGTCCAACACGCGCACCGACGACAGGCAGACCACGACCGCCGCGAGCATCCGCGAGCGGGCGTTGGCGCGCATGGTCGAGATCGTCGGCAGCGCGCACGCCATCGCCGACCCCGACGCCCAATCACCCTACCTGCACGAGTTGCGCGGCCTCTACGTCGGCAAGACGCCGCTGGTCCTGCGGCCCGCCTCGACGCGCGAGGTGGCGGAGATCCTGGCGATCGCCAACGAGGCGCGCATCGGCGTCGTCCCGCAGGGCGGCAACACCGGCCTGGTCGGCGGACAGACGCCGTCACCGGACGGCAGCGAAATCGTTCTGTCGCTGTCGCGCCTCGACCGCGTGCGCGCCGTCGATGCGCAAGGCGGCACGATGATCGTCGAGGCCGGCGTGACGCTCGCCGCGGCGCAGGAAGCCGCAGCCCGCGTCGACCGCCTCTTTCCGCTGAGCCTTGCGTCGGAAGCGAGCTGCCAGATCGGCGGCGCGCTGGCGACCAACGCCGGCGGCACGGGTGTGCTCGCCTACGGCAACGCGCGCGCGCTGACGCTCGGTGTGGAAGTGGTGACGGCCGACGGGCAGGTGTGGGACGGCCTGCGCACGCTGAAGAAGGACAACACCGGCTACGATTTGCGCGACCTGTTCGTCGGCTCGGAAGGCACGCTCGGCGTCATCACCGCCGCGGCGCTGAAACTCTATCCGCGGCCGGCCGAAACCGCCGTCGCCCTCGCCGCCCTCCCCGACATCGACGCGGTCGCCAGACTCTTCCGCCTCGCCGAGGCGCGCGGGCACGCTGGGCTGACGGCATTCGAGTTCATGAGCCGCGTCACGCTCGAGCTCGTCACGCGACACATTCCGAACAGCAAGCTGCCGCTGCGCACGCCTGCGGCGTGGTACGTGCTGCTCGAAATCTCCAGCCCCGAGACCGGCGGCCTCGCCGATGCGACGCTGCAGCGCCTACTTACGGAGGCGAGCGAGCAGGGCCTCGTCACCGACGCCGTCGTCGCCGCCAGTCTGGCGCAGGCGCAGGCGTTGTGGCGGCTGCGCGAGACCGCGTCGGAAGCGCAGCGGCACGAGGGTGGCAGCATCAAGCACGACGTGTCGGTGCCGGTAGCGCGCATCCCCGAGTTCATCGCCGCGGCATCCGCGACGGTCGAGCGCGTGTGCCCCGGCGCGCGGCCGGTGGCGTTCGGCCACTTCGGCGACGGCAACGTGCATTTCAATGTCACGCAGCCCGCCGGCATGGATAAAGCCGCGTTCCTCGCGCTGTGGAGCGAGATGGCGGGAGCGGTGCACGACGTGGTCGGCGCGCTATCGGGCTCGATCTCGGCCGAGCACGGCATTGGCCAGCTGAAGCGGCGCGAGCTGTTGCGCTTCAAGAGCCCGCTCGAGATCGCGCTGATGCGCAAGATCAAGGCGGCGCTCGATCCGCACGGCATCCTCAATCCCGGCAAGCTTCTCTAA
- a CDS encoding Crp/Fnr family transcriptional regulator, whose translation MQEARIELLQRMPIFGGIHADTLQFLLTFCPIVSVAANDFFFREHDQGDSMFVLELGKATVLKSWRGEDCLLQTLKEGDCFGEMAVIDHCSRSATVRAVDDCSAIRISAADLHRVYARDLKQFALIQMNMGREVCRRLREANGRLFSAKMGIPYTDGDLFLAA comes from the coding sequence ATGCAAGAAGCTCGGATCGAACTCCTGCAACGCATGCCTATCTTCGGAGGAATTCACGCCGACACCCTCCAATTTTTGCTGACCTTCTGCCCGATAGTGTCGGTTGCAGCTAACGACTTCTTTTTCCGTGAACATGACCAAGGGGATTCAATGTTCGTCCTCGAACTGGGCAAGGCCACGGTGCTGAAATCATGGCGCGGTGAGGACTGTCTCCTGCAAACCCTGAAAGAGGGTGACTGCTTTGGAGAGATGGCTGTAATCGACCACTGCTCACGGAGCGCCACCGTCCGTGCGGTTGATGATTGCAGTGCAATCCGAATTTCAGCTGCCGACCTTCACCGAGTGTACGCGCGGGACCTCAAGCAGTTTGCGCTGATCCAAATGAATATGGGGAGGGAAGTTTGCCGTCGGCTCCGAGAAGCAAATGGCCGCCTGTTCAGCGCGAAGATGGGGATACCTTACACGGACGGAGATTTGTTCCTGGCCGCATGA
- a CDS encoding Clp protease N-terminal domain-containing protein → MDYRGPDLDLRTSRWSAASTDPSSWREANAAPAPQPAPVPARQVGQRSSPIWVDETLLACANHAYDVALAYRSAEVRLEHLLLAMTRVEPAGVALEARGVRVASLRRDCAVAIAGDPPAPGAEGATPRRSPELEDVLRLAASRAAHAGRAAGVDDVVQALGEVGGDLPGADLVVRHFPRSRDFWGSLGPSRADGDRPLSISGAPMQGPGVDQAVVQRLFERLSDMERGFADRLAALEAALARQHVPAHTDLSPLDSRLSAIESALHARVNGDAGLAFDAGFADRLATIEAAIATERSERASAITALSDEISGVRSAVRLAAQNSEAAQSALTEQLQQIAATLDQQRFDLGGGTGDRVAAIEQALEAQSQRLTEAQAVYSAELAEVHEALMKIGANHQTLAGAIDNWRSNDSGEIHLINARIGAVHEDGGKRLAAIEKLCADVETLSHLVLDDRTRQRGSFKRWLLGTEDWVKASWRPPAIPRPSRPKWTRVGWRLPFSKRRNGISTNG, encoded by the coding sequence ATGGACTATCGGGGGCCTGACCTTGATCTGAGGACGTCGCGCTGGAGCGCCGCCTCGACCGACCCCAGCAGCTGGCGCGAGGCGAACGCCGCGCCGGCGCCACAGCCTGCGCCTGTTCCCGCGCGGCAGGTCGGCCAGCGCTCAAGCCCGATCTGGGTGGACGAGACGCTGCTCGCCTGCGCCAATCACGCCTACGACGTGGCACTCGCCTACCGCTCGGCCGAGGTGCGGCTGGAGCATCTCTTGCTCGCCATGACGCGGGTGGAGCCCGCTGGCGTCGCGCTGGAGGCGCGCGGCGTGCGCGTCGCCTCGCTGCGCCGTGACTGTGCCGTCGCCATCGCCGGCGATCCGCCGGCACCGGGCGCCGAGGGCGCCACCCCGCGCCGCTCGCCCGAGCTGGAAGACGTGCTGCGCCTCGCCGCCTCGCGCGCCGCCCACGCCGGTCGTGCGGCCGGTGTCGACGACGTCGTGCAGGCGCTGGGCGAGGTGGGTGGCGATCTTCCCGGGGCCGATCTCGTCGTGCGGCATTTCCCGCGCTCGCGGGATTTCTGGGGCTCGCTCGGACCCTCGCGTGCCGACGGCGATCGCCCCCTGTCAATTAGCGGCGCACCGATGCAGGGCCCGGGTGTCGACCAGGCCGTCGTGCAGCGCCTGTTCGAACGTCTCTCCGACATGGAACGCGGCTTCGCCGACCGTCTCGCCGCGCTCGAGGCGGCGCTGGCGCGCCAGCACGTGCCGGCGCACACCGATCTGTCGCCGCTCGACAGCCGCCTCTCGGCCATCGAGAGCGCGCTGCACGCGCGCGTGAACGGCGACGCGGGGCTCGCTTTCGACGCCGGATTCGCCGACCGCCTGGCGACGATCGAGGCGGCGATCGCCACCGAGCGTTCGGAGCGCGCCAGCGCCATCACCGCATTGTCGGACGAAATTTCCGGGGTGCGCAGCGCCGTTCGGCTTGCCGCGCAGAACAGCGAGGCGGCGCAATCGGCGCTCACCGAGCAATTGCAGCAGATCGCCGCCACGCTCGATCAGCAGCGCTTCGATCTCGGCGGCGGCACCGGCGATCGGGTGGCGGCCATCGAGCAGGCGCTCGAGGCGCAAAGCCAGCGGCTGACGGAGGCGCAGGCCGTCTACAGCGCCGAGCTCGCGGAGGTGCACGAGGCGCTGATGAAGATCGGCGCCAACCACCAGACGCTCGCCGGCGCCATCGACAACTGGCGCAGCAACGACTCCGGCGAGATCCACCTCATCAACGCGCGCATCGGCGCGGTGCACGAGGACGGCGGCAAGCGATTGGCGGCGATCGAGAAGCTGTGCGCCGACGTCGAGACGCTGTCGCACTTGGTGCTCGACGATCGCACGCGCCAGCGGGGCAGCTTCAAGCGCTGGCTGCTCGGCACCGAGGACTGGGTGAAGGCGAGCTGGCGTCCACCGGCCATTCCGCGGCCGTCTCGGCCAAAATGGACGCGCGTCGGATGGCGGCTGCCGTTCAGCAAGCGGCGCAACGGCATCAGCACCAACGGCTAG
- a CDS encoding NUDIX hydrolase, whose translation MPNLDDRADRMHGPWPRAAASAVLFRGEAVLLVQRDEPPAEGLWSLPGGAIEAGETAEDAARREVKEETGLFPHIEGLAGVYDVIDRDEAGTVVLHYVIASYFGRADDGEPRPAGDAREARFFALDRLKDLPMTDGTRHVVEAAWQLLAASADRTPP comes from the coding sequence ATGCCCAACCTCGACGACAGAGCCGATCGCATGCACGGCCCCTGGCCGCGCGCCGCCGCCAGCGCCGTGCTGTTCCGCGGCGAGGCGGTCCTGCTGGTCCAGCGCGACGAGCCGCCGGCCGAAGGTTTGTGGAGCCTCCCCGGCGGCGCGATCGAGGCGGGCGAGACGGCCGAGGACGCGGCGCGGCGTGAGGTGAAGGAGGAAACCGGCCTCTTCCCCCACATCGAGGGCCTGGCCGGCGTCTACGACGTCATCGACCGCGACGAGGCCGGCACGGTGGTGCTGCACTATGTCATCGCCAGCTACTTCGGACGCGCCGACGACGGCGAGCCGCGCCCAGCTGGCGACGCCCGCGAGGCGCGCTTTTTCGCGCTCGACCGCCTCAAGGATCTGCCGATGACGGATGGCACCCGCCACGTGGTCGAAGCCGCCTGGCAATTGCTTGCCGCCAGCGCCGATCGGACGCCACCCTAA
- a CDS encoding TIGR02301 family protein — protein sequence MPALICAALCALAAMPAAAAPDSKPYDDRLFRLSEILGAVHYLRELCGAEEGQQWRERMADLVQSEGTSALRKAKLTRSFNKGYQSYSRTYNTCSPSAQNAINRFLAEGATIADTLVRSVP from the coding sequence GTGCCGGCGCTTATCTGCGCCGCGCTATGCGCGCTCGCCGCGATGCCGGCTGCCGCCGCGCCCGACAGCAAGCCGTACGACGATCGCTTGTTCCGCCTGTCGGAGATACTCGGCGCCGTGCACTACCTGCGCGAGCTGTGCGGCGCGGAGGAAGGGCAGCAGTGGCGCGAGCGGATGGCCGATCTCGTGCAGTCGGAAGGCACGTCGGCGTTGCGCAAAGCCAAACTGACACGCAGCTTCAATAAAGGTTATCAAAGCTACAGCCGCACTTATAACACCTGCAGTCCGTCGGCGCAGAACGCCATCAACCGCTTCCTCGCCGAGGGCGCGACCATTGCCGATACGCTCGTGCGCTCGGTCCCCTGA
- a CDS encoding LysE family translocator, whose amino-acid sequence MDFLPNPLIIPVGIIIGILVAAPVGPVNVLCIQRAIERGFWGGIAAGLGAMLGDGLIALCAALGVGAISGAVKDHRSVIQVVGGLVLVAFGLKLYFSQPRLVPVTPVPGSRETLRDFVWDIPQTFLLTITNPGAVLGLFAIFGGVSTFVEVESYVDALTIVAAVMGGSLAWWLALSHLISRFRHRLSLTRLQVINQVAGLLLVGFGLLLIGEIVAKRLCLL is encoded by the coding sequence ATGGATTTTCTGCCCAATCCGCTCATTATCCCCGTTGGCATCATCATCGGAATTCTTGTCGCCGCGCCCGTTGGCCCCGTCAACGTGCTGTGCATCCAGCGCGCCATCGAGCGCGGATTTTGGGGAGGCATTGCGGCGGGCCTCGGCGCCATGCTGGGCGATGGCCTGATCGCGCTGTGCGCGGCGCTGGGCGTCGGCGCGATTTCGGGAGCTGTGAAAGATCACCGCAGCGTCATCCAAGTCGTCGGAGGCCTGGTTCTGGTGGCCTTCGGCTTGAAGCTCTACTTCAGCCAGCCGCGTCTCGTGCCCGTGACGCCGGTTCCCGGCAGCCGCGAGACGTTGCGCGATTTCGTCTGGGACATCCCGCAGACGTTTCTGCTGACGATCACCAATCCCGGCGCCGTGCTGGGCCTCTTCGCCATCTTCGGCGGCGTGTCGACCTTCGTCGAGGTGGAGAGCTACGTCGACGCTCTGACCATCGTCGCGGCGGTGATGGGCGGCAGCCTTGCCTGGTGGCTGGCGCTGTCGCATCTCATCTCGCGCTTCCGCCATCGCCTGAGCCTGACGCGGCTGCAGGTGATCAATCAGGTCGCCGGCTTGCTCTTGGTCGGCTTCGGTCTGCTGCTCATCGGCGAGATCGTCGCCAAGCGCCTGTGTCTGCTCTGA
- a CDS encoding alpha/beta hydrolase: MNRLAKLIAIFLGANMMTQIASASPDAATDQRIDPEVRSFLAKINKDSSPFWQLPQPKPQDVITGLQSQTKVDMSGVTVTERTVSQDGHSVKLYIMKPERVTGKPGVLLFIHGGVWIVGNFANHQRLLRDLVVGSGQIGVFVEYTPLPEAKFPTQLEESYAALKWVAEHADEIGADGTRLAVAGNSVGGNMAAALALMSKDRQGPKISYQVLFIPATDASVDTRSYKEYGSGRFLARAFMKYGWDLYAPDAKTRDNPYVSPLRAGIDQLGNLPPALVITAENDPLRDEGEAYARKLKEAGVNVEAIRYNGTIHDFVLLNALRHVPSTEAAIGQASDGIRRHLDAVTN, translated from the coding sequence ATGAACCGCCTTGCAAAACTTATCGCCATATTCCTTGGAGCCAACATGATGACTCAGATTGCCTCAGCGTCACCGGACGCCGCCACCGACCAGCGCATCGACCCCGAGGTGCGGTCATTCTTAGCCAAGATCAACAAGGACAGCAGCCCGTTCTGGCAGCTGCCGCAACCGAAGCCCCAGGACGTCATTACCGGGCTGCAGTCGCAGACGAAGGTCGACATGTCGGGCGTGACGGTGACCGAGCGGACCGTCAGCCAGGATGGCCACAGCGTGAAGCTGTACATCATGAAGCCCGAGCGAGTGACCGGCAAACCGGGCGTGCTGCTGTTCATCCACGGAGGCGTTTGGATCGTCGGCAATTTCGCCAACCATCAGCGCCTGCTGCGCGATCTCGTCGTCGGATCGGGACAGATTGGGGTATTCGTCGAATACACCCCGCTCCCGGAAGCGAAGTTTCCAACGCAGCTTGAAGAGTCCTATGCGGCGCTCAAGTGGGTTGCCGAGCATGCCGACGAGATTGGCGCCGACGGCACCCGTCTTGCTGTCGCGGGAAATTCGGTCGGCGGTAACATGGCCGCCGCGCTCGCCTTGATGAGCAAGGACCGCCAAGGACCCAAGATAAGCTACCAGGTGCTGTTCATTCCGGCGACCGACGCCAGCGTCGATACGAGGTCGTACAAGGAGTATGGCTCGGGCCGCTTCCTCGCCCGTGCTTTCATGAAGTATGGCTGGGACCTGTATGCCCCCGACGCTAAGACTCGCGACAATCCGTACGTGTCGCCGTTGCGGGCTGGCATCGACCAGCTCGGGAACCTGCCCCCGGCGCTCGTCATCACCGCGGAGAACGATCCGCTCCGCGACGAGGGCGAGGCCTACGCCCGCAAGCTGAAAGAGGCGGGCGTGAATGTCGAGGCGATTCGCTACAACGGCACGATCCACGATTTTGTGCTGCTCAACGCGCTGCGCCATGTGCCCTCGACCGAGGCCGCGATCGGCCAGGCGAGTGACGGCATCCGCCGGCACCTCGACGCGGTGACGAACTAG
- a CDS encoding L,D-transpeptidase, with protein MMWRAALAAATVVTLADAAPAQAQFYGYENYGRGPFWEQRPRNRQQWRNDYDDDWGYDGDYRREPITRSGGARPAISPIAPPKVAFHSNFAPNSIVIDSGGRALYFVLSATEAYQYPISVGREGFSWTGTEVISRQQAWPDWHPPKEMIARDPRLPDKMTGGVKNPLGALALYLGNTLYRIHGTNEPQSIGRAASSGCFRMMNENVLHLASLAKVGTPVTVVKQLPNQMVAARPSRPPVVEAAPEEEPFAREAPGRDLPPDYEDPRLYEPYDRDERLDRYGDPL; from the coding sequence ATGATGTGGCGAGCAGCTCTGGCGGCGGCGACCGTCGTAACGTTGGCGGACGCAGCCCCGGCCCAGGCGCAATTCTACGGCTACGAGAATTATGGCCGCGGCCCGTTCTGGGAGCAGCGGCCCCGCAATCGCCAGCAGTGGCGCAACGACTATGACGATGACTGGGGCTATGACGGCGACTATCGCCGCGAGCCGATCACTCGTAGCGGCGGCGCCCGCCCCGCGATCTCCCCCATCGCGCCGCCCAAGGTCGCGTTCCACAGCAACTTCGCGCCGAACTCCATCGTCATCGATAGCGGCGGGCGCGCGCTCTACTTCGTGCTGTCGGCGACGGAAGCCTACCAGTATCCAATCTCTGTGGGCCGCGAGGGCTTCTCGTGGACGGGAACCGAGGTCATCAGCCGTCAGCAGGCGTGGCCCGACTGGCATCCGCCGAAAGAGATGATCGCGCGCGATCCGCGTCTCCCCGACAAGATGACCGGAGGCGTGAAGAACCCGCTCGGCGCCCTGGCGCTCTATCTCGGCAACACGCTCTACCGCATTCACGGCACCAACGAGCCGCAGAGCATCGGCCGGGCTGCGTCGTCGGGCTGCTTCCGCATGATGAACGAGAACGTGCTGCACTTGGCGAGCCTCGCCAAGGTCGGCACCCCCGTGACGGTGGTGAAGCAGTTGCCGAACCAGATGGTTGCGGCGCGGCCGTCGAGGCCGCCGGTCGTCGAGGCTGCGCCGGAAGAAGAACCGTTTGCGCGTGAGGCGCCGGGTCGCGATCTCCCGCCGGACTACGAGGATCCGCGCCTCTATGAACCGTATGACCGGGACGAGCGCCTGGACCGCTACGGCGACCCGCTGTAG
- a CDS encoding L-threonylcarbamoyladenylate synthase: MPIAKATDDTIARAAALLRAGKLVAFPTETVYGLGADATNGQAVAQVFAAKGRPGFNPLIVHVLDLGGAGRHAVLTTLARRLIDAFWPGPLTLVLDKLPNCELSDLVTGGLDTLAVRAPDHPVARALLKEVGRPLAAPSANRSGHVSPTQAAHVAADLGDKVAMILDGGPTAYGLESTIIDARGDLPILLRPGAIAVETIAAVLGDEVVRAHVEDDARPSAPGQLASHYAPQAHVRLDVHHVRPGEALLAFGEPLPAAGGPVINLSPAGDLTEAAANLFAALRALDAAGATAIAVMPIPQDGLGEAINDRLRRAAAPR, from the coding sequence ATGCCCATAGCGAAAGCCACCGACGACACCATCGCCCGCGCAGCCGCGTTGCTGCGCGCGGGTAAGCTCGTCGCCTTCCCCACCGAGACCGTCTACGGGCTGGGCGCCGACGCCACCAACGGCCAGGCCGTGGCGCAGGTCTTCGCCGCCAAGGGCCGCCCGGGCTTCAATCCGCTCATCGTGCACGTGCTCGACCTCGGCGGCGCCGGCCGGCATGCGGTTCTCACGACCCTGGCGAGGCGGCTGATCGACGCCTTCTGGCCGGGGCCGCTGACGCTGGTGCTCGACAAGCTGCCCAACTGCGAGCTTTCCGATCTCGTCACCGGGGGGCTCGACACGCTCGCCGTGCGCGCGCCCGATCATCCGGTGGCGCGGGCGCTGCTGAAGGAGGTCGGCCGGCCGCTCGCCGCACCCTCCGCCAACCGCTCCGGCCACGTCAGCCCGACGCAGGCGGCGCACGTCGCCGCCGACCTCGGCGACAAGGTGGCGATGATCCTCGACGGCGGCCCCACCGCGTACGGGCTGGAGTCGACCATCATCGATGCGCGCGGTGATTTGCCGATTCTGCTGCGTCCGGGCGCGATCGCGGTCGAGACGATCGCGGCTGTGCTCGGCGACGAGGTGGTGCGTGCGCACGTGGAGGACGACGCGCGGCCGAGCGCCCCCGGCCAGCTCGCCAGCCACTACGCGCCCCAGGCGCACGTCCGCCTCGACGTGCACCACGTGCGCCCCGGCGAGGCGCTGCTGGCCTTCGGTGAACCCCTCCCGGCGGCCGGCGGCCCGGTGATCAACTTGAGCCCGGCGGGCGACCTCACAGAGGCGGCGGCCAACCTGTTCGCGGCGTTGCGCGCGCTCGATGCGGCCGGCGCCACCGCTATCGCCGTGATGCCGATTCCGCAGGACGGGCTCGGCGAAGCCATCAACGACCGCCTGCGCCGCGCCGCCGCCCCGCGCTAG
- a CDS encoding SOS response-associated peptidase, which yields MCSRYTLTSPPEAVRAYFRYANEAEFPPRYNIAPSQPVAIVRDTPRGGREMALVRWGLIPSWVKDPRAFKMLVNARSESAVDKPSFRAGLRHKRCLVPADGFYEWTGNAGAKRPHLVRPRQGGPMGLAAIYENWLGADGSEIETMAILTTGANAAMAALHDRMPVIIPPEHFDLWLDCRPGTTADIAHLLASPPEDLLDIVEVSRKLNNPRNEGPEVQEPVGTLTLL from the coding sequence ATGTGCTCGCGCTACACCCTTACCTCACCGCCCGAGGCGGTGCGCGCCTATTTTCGTTACGCGAACGAGGCGGAGTTTCCGCCCCGCTACAACATCGCGCCCTCGCAGCCGGTGGCGATCGTGCGCGATACGCCGCGCGGCGGGCGCGAGATGGCGCTGGTGCGCTGGGGGCTTATCCCGTCCTGGGTGAAGGACCCGCGCGCCTTCAAGATGCTTGTCAACGCGCGCTCCGAAAGCGCGGTCGATAAGCCCTCGTTCCGTGCCGGGCTGCGCCACAAGCGCTGCCTCGTGCCGGCCGACGGCTTTTACGAGTGGACCGGCAATGCCGGCGCCAAGCGCCCACATCTCGTCCGCCCGCGCCAGGGCGGACCCATGGGGCTCGCGGCGATCTACGAGAACTGGCTCGGGGCCGACGGCAGCGAGATCGAGACCATGGCCATCCTGACCACGGGCGCCAATGCGGCCATGGCCGCGCTGCACGACCGCATGCCGGTCATCATCCCGCCTGAGCATTTCGACCTGTGGCTCGACTGCCGGCCGGGCACAACGGCCGACATCGCCCACCTGCTGGCGTCCCCGCCGGAGGACCTCCTCGACATCGTCGAGGTCAGCCGCAAATTGAACAATCCGCGCAACGAGGGGCCCGAGGTGCAGGAGCCGGTCGGCACCCTCACGCTCCTTTGA